DNA from Acidobacteriota bacterium:
AGGGGTCTTCATTCAAAAATCGGATGCAGGAGTCGAACGTGGCGCCCCCCCAGCATTCGACGGACCAGTACCCCGCCTTGTCCAGGTCTTCGCATGCGGGGACCATGTCTTCCAGGGACATCCGCGTGGCCATCACGCTCTGGTGGGCGTCGCGGAGGATGAGCTCGGTGATATCGATTTTCTTGGTCATTTCCGGTTCTCTCTCGTGGCAAACTTTTGCCCTGTCCTTTTCCTCCATGGGGAGAAAACAACCGGGGCCTATTAATAAGGACGTGTTGTGATCGATTGTATGAATCCGGGAACCCTGCGGCCGTCCGGGGAAACCTTCCGGGTGACGGGGGCCGGGGGAAAATCCGCAAACCGCCTTTCGGTTGAATTGAACAAACCTTCAAATCATTCCACAAACTTATAAGGATATAAAATCTATTAGTATCTTTCCAGCCCTCTTTGCCGCCTGGCGCCCATTTATGGGGGGGGCGGGGCAAACCCAGGGAAAGAAAGCGCTTGATCGGGACCGGGATCAGAGCAGATCCCGGGTCGCCTCCCCCGGGCGGGCGGGATCGAAGCGGACGAGGGCCAGTTCGGGGCCGTCATGGGCGGCCGAGAGGGCGACGGTCCTGCCGATCCGCTCCATCCACGTTCCCGTGAGACGGGCCGATTCGTGGATATGCCCGTGCAGGGTCACGAGCGGCTGTCTCGATTCGATGAAGCGCCGGATGGCGATGCTTCCGACGTGAACGTCCAACTGGACGTGCTTGTATTTCTGCCCGTCCAGGGCGGCGCGGTCGAGCCCCGTGTCGTAGGGGGGGGCGTGGAAGAGGAAGATCGCGCGTGCGAGGTCCCTCCCCCGGGTGAGGCGCTCCAGGTCCGACTGGATCGTCTGGTGTTTCAGCCTGCCCGGCTCCACGGGCACCGTCAGCCACCCCTCCTCCGGCGCCACGCAGAGGGGGTCGAGGTACCGGGACACGTCGTAGCGCTCCCAGTCCTTGAGCATGAAGGGGGTGGGCGGGACGAAGGCGTAGCCGTAAACGGCGTAATCGCCCCAGGGGACCGCGGCGTTGTGCACCTGGCGCCAGAGGCCCCCGGCTTCGTGCCGGCGGAGGGCCCCCTCCTCGGTCCGGGCGTCGTCGTTCCCCGGGATCAGGAAAACGGGGGGGCACCGGGGCCCCATGCCGGACCTGAGCCGCTCGAACCCGGGGGCGAAAAACTCTTCGACGAAGCTCTCGTACTCCCCCGCGCCCGCGACGGCGCCCAGGCCCGAGGGGAAGAGGTCCCCCCCCAGGAATACCGCCGCGGGGATTTCCCGCTCCATGGCTGCGAACAGCTTCCGGTAACGGTCCTCGCGGCCGTGGAGATCCGACACGAAAAAACACCCGCCCATACGATCCTCGTCTCAATAATAGGGGAAGCGAACGCCGGTGACCATGGGGAGGATCAGCCTCCCGCCCCCCGGCCGATGGGGATGAACAGGGCCGGGTCGCCGGCGGCCCCGATCTTGACCGCGTAGCTGGTCCTGTTTTTGATGTCGCGGTCGGTGACGAGGTGGACGCTGAGCAATCCGTCCGTCCTGCAACCCGTTTTCAGGTGGTTCAGGTGGCTGAGGCAGAGGCTCCACCCCTCGAGCCAGGAGAGGAGATCCTTTTCCTGGGCCCTGGTTCCCGCGAAGTGAACGAGCAGGTCGATGTCGCTCTCGGGGCCGGCGGTCCCGTTCTGGGTGCTTCCGAACAGGTAGAGGGCCTTGACGCCGAACCTCGCCGGGTCGAGGAGCTCGGCGATGCGCTCCACGCTCTCCAGGCGCCAGCGCCAGTGGAGGTTGACCCCCGGCTCCGCCGCCCGCCCCGGCCCCGCCCCGGGGCCGGCCTTGCCGAAAACGGACGGCGCTTCGAACGGCTCTCCGGGCGAAGGTTCCGCGAGCAGGGCGATCGCCTCGCCCAGTTCCCCGTTCATCAGCACCTGCACCGCCATCCCCGGGGCCGCGTGCGCCACGTCGATGATGCGCACCGTGTCGGCGAGGTGGGCGAAATCGGGGAGGAGGTCGGCCAGGCGGTTGGGCGAGCGCTCGAAGAAGGCGTCGTTGAACAGGGTGCCCCAGTCTCCGGGGTAGAGGGGGAGGTAGCGGATCGACGCCTCCACCAGGTCCTGGAAGAAGTGGGTGCCGAAGGAGAGTTCCGGGACGTAGTCCTGCCGCCTGAGGGCGATTTCCACGAGCATGGCGGTGTTGTTGATGTCCGAATAGGAGACATTCACCCCCAGCCGGATGTCGCCGCGGCTCCCCCAGCGCCCCGGTCCCATGAGAATGAACCGGCGCCTGGGCAGGAGCTGGTTCAGCGCGGCCACGGCCCGGCCGACGGCGAGCAGGTCGGCCCGGCTCGGCAGCTCGGCGTACCTGCCGGGGTCGATGTAGACGATGTGGGTCAGGTTGGTGATGGAGGCGCTCGTGACGTGCCGGTTGGCCGTGAACAGGATCCGCTCCTTCGGGATGTCCCGCGGGATCGGGGGAGGGTGCGCGCTCGGGCTGTAGCTCTGCGGCCGGCACTGCACCAGGTAGAGATCGGTGCCGTCGTGCGCGAATTCCAGGTCGACGGGCGCCCCGAACTCCGACTCGAGGGTGCGCAGGATCTCCGCCGCCTGGTCGACGAAGGGGGTCCTCCCCAGCAGGCCCTCGAAGGTCACCACCCACCGGTCGGCCTCGCCGTCGAGCCCGCTGCTCCACGGCTGCACCAGCCGGCCGTCCTCGAGGATCGAGACGAGCTCGTGGGCCATCGGGTATTCGGCCGCGTGGCGGCCGAGGAGCTCGCGGATCTCGACCGTCTCGAACAGTCCCGATTCCAGGTTGACGGCGTCGATGCACCGTGGGGAGTAGCGCACCTTCTCCTCGACGGTGGCGTTGACCCGGAGCGTCGGCTGCCCGGGCGAGACGAGGATCGGGTAGTCGTCCTGCACCCGGTCCACCGCCCGGGTGCCGAGCCCCGGCACCATGCGCAGCAGCCCGTCCTCGCGCCGCAGGCGGCGGGACCAGGGGTATTCGTTGCGGCTGAAGGCCACGCCCGAGAAGGCGGGGAGGTACCAGGGGCCGACGCGGGTCCCCACCACCTCCTGGATCATGATCCCCATCTCCTCGTGGAAATCGGTCAGCCCCCGCTGCGCGCGGTAGCCGATCGGGTCGGGGCCGAAGGTGGAGGCGTACACCTCCGCCACCGCGTCGAGGAGCTCGAGCATGCGCTGGCGCTTGGTCCCCCGGTTGGCGATGAAGAGGCTCTTGTACTTGCCCGCGAACGACGTCCCCCGGCTGTCTTCGAGCAGGCTGGAACTGCGCACGATCAGCGGGACCTCGCCGAGGTCGTCGAGCGCGATCGAGAGCCCGTTGACGATTTCGGGGGGGAAGGAGGCGCTCTTGAACACCTGGACGATGGCGGGGTACTCGCCCCGCACCTGGCCGATGTCCTTGTATTTGTGCTCGGCGATCTCTTCCAGGTCGTTGTAGTTGATGAAATCGTAGAGCCCGTCGGAGGTGATGTGCCACGTCTTCGGCGTCCGGACCCCCTTGAGGAGGGGTTGCTCCTCCGCCTTCTTCTTCAGGACCTGGGAGGCGACGAACAGGCCCGCCCCTTTCCCCCCGAGCCGGCCGTGGCTTTCGGCGGGGTAGATCGTCCGTTCGAAAAGACCGTGGAAATCGTTGACGCTGATGAACTGCTTGGCGACCTGGACGAACTCGGCGTCGTCGCTCAGGACCCGCTGGATCAGCGAGACGCGGAAGGTGCGTTCGCGCGGGGAGGAGAGCTCCACCCCCTGTGGGATGAGGTGGCGGTAGCGCTCGATGGCGCCGGAGATCTCGTGCAGCGAGGAGTTGGGGTTTTCGAGCGCCTTGATCAGGAACCCGGACCGGTCCTCCTGGATCCATTTGTGGATGAACCCGATGATCTCGGCTTCCCCCATGTGCTTGCCCGCCAGGCGGAAGATTTCCTCGCTCGCCGACTGCAGGTCCTCGACCGCCCCCATCCTGAGCGGCCGGTTCTCGTCCGGCTCCTCGTCCTCCCCCTGCAGGGACGGGCTGATCCGTTCCAGGATGCGGTGGGCCTTTTCATAACCGGACCAGGAGAGGTGGTTCAGCATCTTCCGGGAGACGCGGGTGAGCAGCTTGGGGTCCGTCCGGCGCAGCAGGTCCAGGATCACGGCCCACTCGGAGGAGGGCTCCTCCTTCAATTTGTGGGTCTCGAAGACCGACTTGAGCTTGGTGTAGAGGATCCGGTGCCTGAGACGGTCCGCGATCGTGTTGATCAGCTTGCGCTCTTCCTTGAGAAAGGGGCCCTCGTCGGCGGGGGGGCGCTCCTCGGTATAGCAGACGCTGATGCGGCCCACGACCTGTTCCTGGACCAGGATGTCGGAGTGCTGCATCCAGGGGGAGGGGCGGAAGCCGTCCGTCCGGGCATCGATGTCGTCGTAGACGATACGGGCCTGGCAGATGTCGGAAAACTGCCACCCGGACGGGAGGGTGCGGACGATTCTCCGGAAGGTGTCCTCCAGCGTGAACTCCGGCGCGCTCAGGACCTCCTCGATTTCGTAGAGGCAGTTGAGTTCCTTGGCCCGCTCCTTCAGGTCGACCAGGAGCTTGTTGAGCGATCGGCTTTCCATGGCCCGCCTCCCGGGATTCCCGCGGCGATCGGCGCTTTTCCCCCCCGCCCGGTTTCCGCGCCGGGCGGGGGGGAGGGGGTCAGCACCAGCCCCGGTCCTTGCACGCGCGCGCCACTCGGTTGACGGCCAGGACGTAGGCGGCGTCCCGCATGGGGATCCCCTGCTTCCGGGAGACGTCCACAACGGCGTGGAACGCGTTCGTCATCTTGGAATCGAGCTTGTCGAACACTTCCTTTTCTTCCCAGTAGTAGTTCATGTTCCCCTGGACCTGCTCGAAATAGCTGCAGGTGACCCCGCCGGCGTTGCAGAGGATGTCGGGAACCATGAAGATGCGGCGCTTGTCGAGCAGGACATCCCCTTCGGGCGTCGTCGGCCCGTTGGCCCCCTCGGCCACCAGTTTCACGCGGCCGTGCACCTTCGGCACGGTGTCGGCCGTCAACTGGTTCTCCACCGCGGCCGGGATCAGGATGTCCACGTCCTGCTCGAGCCACGCTTCGCCCGGGAGGATTTCGTACCCCAGGTCCTGCGCCTTGGCCCGGTTGATGGTGCCGAAGGGGTCGCTGATCGACTTGAGCTCGTCGAACCGGATCCCCGATTTCTTTCGGCAGCAGAAGGTCTTGTTGTCGGTGGGATCCCAGCTCGACACCGAGACGACCATCCCGCCGATCTTGTGGTAGAGCTCCACGGCGTACTGGGCCACGTTGCCGAACCCCTGGATGCTGGCGGTGGTGTTTTCCGGTTTCAGGTTGAGCTCCTTGAGCGCCTCGCGCACCGTCAGGACCACCATATACCCCGTGGCCTGGGTGCGTCCGAGCGACCCCCCGATGCTGACCGGCTTGCCGGTGATGAAGCCGGGGTAGCGACCGCCGGCGATCTTCTCGTACTCGTCCAGCATCCAGAGCATGTCCTGCGGGTTGGTCATCACGTCGGGGGCGGGCACGTCGAGGTTCGGGCCGATGTCCCGGGCGATCTGCCGCACCCAGCCCCGGCAGAGCTGCTCGATCTCGTTCAGGCTGAGGTTGTGCGGGTCGCACACGATCCCCCCCTTGGCCCCCCCCAGCGGGATGTCCACCACCGAGCACTTCCACGTCATCCACATGGCCAGGGCCCGGATCGTGTCGATCGTCTCCATCGGGTGGAAGCGGATCCCCCCCTTGCACGGGCCGCGCGCGTCGTTGTGCTGGACCCGGAAGCCGCGGAAGATCCGGATCCCCCCCTTGTCCATCCGTACCGGGATGCTGAAATGATATTCGCGGATGGGGTTGCGGAGCAGGTCCCGCGTCGGCCCGTCCAGGCCCAGCATGCCGGCGATCCGGTCGAACTGCTGCTGAGCGGTTACGAAAGGGTTATAGGAGGACTCGACAGGCGCGCTTTTTTTCACTGGAGGCGCTGCTGCTTTTTTTGCGGTCATTGACATGCCCTTCTCTGATATGTTCTGTTGACGATATCGTCCGGAAAGACGCACTCTCCGGAGGGGTCATTCTAATGCATCCGGGTCCGCGCGGAACAGTGGAAAACGCAGAACGGAGCACGAGCAGGGAGAAGCCATGTCCGAGAAATTTCAACTCAAGCCCGGGGGCATCGTCGCCCGCCAGGCGAAAGCGGGGATCGTCGTCGCCGCCCTCTTCCTGATTTTCGGCCTCGTGTTCGCCGGGGTCGTGCTCCGCGAGAGCTCCTCCTCGGAGCCGGGGATGTCGCTGCTGATCGGGGCCTTTTTCCTGATCTGGGTCGTCGTCTGCCTGGTCCTCATCGTTTCCTTCGCCCGCGTGCTGAGGGCGGGGGGAGGGGCCTGCGCCGACTCCCTGGGTGAGGTCGTCGTCGAGGGCTCCGCGGAAGACTTCGAAACGAGGCTGAGGCGGCTGGAGAACCTGCGGCGCGACCGGCTGATTACCGAAGAGGAGTATCAGGACAAACGTTCCCGGATCCTCGGGGAAAAATGGTGAAACGCTTCAAGGCAATCCCATGATCCTGACGTTCGAAAACGCGATCCTGATCGCTTCCATCCTGATCTTCATCTCCCTGATCGCGGGGAAGACGTCCTACCGGGTGGGTGTCCCGGTCCTGGTCTTCTTCCTGGGGATCGGCATGCTGGCCGGTTCGGAAGGGATCGGGGGGATCCAGTTCAACAACCCGCTCATCGCCCAGGCCGTCGGTGTCATCGCGCTCAACTTCATCCTCTTCTCGGGGGGGTTCGAGACCGACTGGAGGACCATCCGCCCGATCGTGTGGCACGGCATCAGCCTCTCCACCCTCGGGGTGCTCCTGACCGCCGTCTTCGTGGGGCTCTTCATCCACGCCATCACCGATTTCACCCTATATGAAGGCCTGCTCCTCGGTTCCATCGTCTCCTCGACCGATTCGGCCGCGGTCTTCTCCATCCTGCGCTCCAAGAGCCTCTCGCTCAAGGGGAGGCTGCGCCCCACCCTGGAGCTCGAAAGCGGCAGCAACGACCCGATGGCCTACGTGCTGACGATCACCTTCACCCAGCTGATCTCCCACCCGGAAGCCTCCCCGGGCGCCGTGACCCTCCTCTTTTTCCGGCAGCTCGTCGTCGGGTTCATCCTCGGGCTCGTCATCGGGTACCTGGGGGCGAAGGTGTTCAACCGGATCCGGCTCGATTACGAAGGGATGTACCCGGTCCTGATGATCGCCATCATGCTTTTCAGTTTCGGCGCAGCCTCCTTCGCCGGCGGCAACGGCTTCATGGCCGTCTACCTGGCCGCCGTCATCCTGGGGAACCAGGAACTGATCCACAAGCGGCAGATCCTCCGGTGGTTCGACGGCGTCGCCTGGTTCATGCAGATCACGCTCTTCATCACGCTGGGCCTGCTGGTCTTCCCGAGCCAGTTGATCCCCGTCATGGGGATCGGGTTGGGCATGGCCCTTTTCCTGATCCTCGTGGCGCGCCCGCTCGCCGTGTTTCTGAGCCTCCTCTTTTTCAGGAGAAAGCGGCGGGGGAAGACCTTCATCGCCTGGGTCGGCCTGCGGGGGGCCGTGCCCATCGTCTTCGCGACCTACCCGCTGCTGGCGGGGGTGGAAAAAGCCCAGATGATCTTCAACATCGTCTTCTTCGTCTCGCTGACCTCGGTGGTGATCCAGGGGACGACCATCCCCTGGGTGGCGCGCCGGCTCCGGCTCCTCCTCCCCGTCCGGGTCAAGCGGATGACGCACGCCGATTTCGAGCTCTCCGACAGCGTCAAATCGGAGTTCGTGGAGATCGAGCTGTCGAAGGAGAGCGCCGCGGTGGGGAAGCCGATCGTGGACCTGCGGTTCCCCAAGGCGGCGCTCATTTCGCTCATCCGGAGGGGGGGGAAATTCATCTCCCCCAACGGGACCACGGTCCTCGAGGCGGGGGATGTCCTCTGGGTCATCGCCGAGACCAAGGCCTCCATGAAGGAGGCCTACACGGCCCTCGAGATCAAATACCTCGAAGACTGACCGCCGCGGTCCCCGGCCGGGAGGCGGCTACAGGTGAAAGTCCCCCGCCGCCTCGGGCTGATAGACGATCTCCTCGATCTTCAGGTGGCGCGTGCCGTTGGGGACCTCCCATGTCACCGTGTCCCCCGCGCGGTACCCGATCATGGCGGTGCCGATGGGGGCCAGGATGGAGATCTTCCCCTTCTCGAAATCGGCCTCGCTCGGGAACACCAGCTGGATCGTCATCTTCTTCTCCGTGTCCAGGTCCGTCACCCGCATCTGCGTGTTCATGGTGACCACGTCGGGCGGGATCTTCTCGGAAGGGACCACGACCGCCCGGTCCATCTCCTCCTCGAGATGGGAGAGATACTCCTTGTCCTTCTGGTTCCAGTACTGGGTTCCCTCGAGCAGCTTCCGAAGACGCTGCATATCGTAATCGGTGATATGGATACGCCGTTTTGCCATGGGAAATCTCCTTTAATCTCCGTGTGCCCGGGCCGGAGGTCCGGCCGGGGCCTGAATGTCATCTGTTTTGGCGGACTGCTATGCGAGCGGGGGCGCAATCCTCAGGGTCCCGGCGGCGGCTGGGTCAGCAGGCTGCCGGGACCGACGGATCGCAGAATTTTCGGGCGGAACTCCGGATTCTGACCCGAAAACGCGCCGGGCCGGATTCCGGGAAGCGCGGCCGCGGCAGGCCGCGGCGGGCGGCGGGGCGCACCTCCAGGGGTGATGGCAAAGAAACCGGTCTCCTCGAGTCTGTCATAATGGCGCCCATCGGGATCCCCCCGGCCGCCGTCCTTCCGCCCGCTCGGGCTGAAGGGGGGCCGGAGATCTGGTATCATAAGTCATCATCACCGATGTGCGGGGGAAGGGCAATCGGGCATACGCTGGAATCGACCATCCCCGTAGGTGAAAAGGGCCTCATCCAACGGAGCGAAGCCCTTCATCCAATGGAGGGAAACGGGGGGATGCCGAACCGCAGCAGAGTCCCGAACGATCCACGCCGTTTCCTGGCCGAACGGCTGAAGGAGCTGGACTGCCTCTACTCCATAAGCAAGATTTCGGAAGGGAAGGGCCTGACGCTCGACGGCGTGATCCGGCGCATGATCCAGGTGATTCCGGTGGCGTGGCAGTATCCGGAAGTCGCGGGGACGCGGGTGGTGCTGGAGGGAAAAGAATACCGGACCCGCCGCTTCGTCCCCGGCCCCTGGATCCAGCAGTGTCCCATCATCGTTCAGGGCGCCCCGGTCGGCGCGGTCGCCGTAAGCTACGCCGAAGAGCGTCCCGAGCGGGAAGAGGGCCCCTTTCTCCACGAGGAGCGGAACCTGCTCAACGTCATCGCCCAGCGCCTGGGGGAGGTGATCGAGCGCAAGTGGTCGGAGCGGCGGCTGGCCGAATACCAGGCGAAGCTCCGGTCGCTGGCGGCGGAGCTCGCACTCAGCGAGGAGCGGGAGCGGCGCAGGATCGCCCAGGCGCTGCATGACCGGATCGGGCAGGTGCTGGCGCTCATCCACATCAGGATCGGGGCGCTGCTGGAAGCTTCCTCCGACTCCAGGCTCGTGCGGGAACTGGCCGCAGTCCGGGAACTGGTGTCCGAATCGATCGCCGAAACCCGTTCCCTGACCTACGACCTCAGCCCCCCCATCCTCTACGAACTCGGGTTCGAGGCGGCCCTGGACTGGCTGGCGGAATGGATCGGGCAGCAGTACGGCGTGGCGGTCGAGATCGACGGGGACGGGCGCCCCGTCCCGCTCAGCCTCCAGTGGCGCACCACCCTCTTTTCGGCCGTGCGCGAACTCCTGGTGAACGTCGCCAAGCACTCCGGGTCGACGAGCGCCCGGGTGCGAGTGCGGCGCAACGGGGGCAGGATCAGGGTGTCGGTGGAGGATACGGGGGTCGGGATGGATCCCGCAAAGCGGGGGAAGAAGGCGCCGGAGGGGTTCGGGCTCTTCAGCATCCGGGAGCGGCTGGGCTCGATGGGGGGAGAGGTGGCGATAGCGTCCCGGCGGGGGAAAGGGACCACGGTGACCCTTTCCGTCCCCGCCGGGGAGAGGAAAACAGACTGAGAGCGGGGGGTGCGGCATGGCGGTTCGGATCCTGATCGTCGACGACCACAAGATCGTGTGCGACGGTCTGAAGTCGCTGCTCGAGGCGCAGCCTGAGATGGACATCGTCGCGCAGGCGGCCGACGGGCGCGAGGGGGTAAAGCTCGCCCTCCGGCTGAGGCCCGACATCGTGATCATGGACGTGGCGATGCCGGGCCTCAACGGCCTGGACGCGGTGCGCCAGATCCTGGAAGCGGACCCGGACATCCGCATCATCGCGCTTTCCATGCACGCCGACCGGCGCTACGTCACCGGCATGCTCTCCGCGGGGGCCTCGGGCTACATCCTCAAGCACTGCGCCTTCGAGGAGCTGGTGCGGGCCATTCCCATCGTGCTCTCCCGCCAGGTCTACCTGAGCCCGGCCATCGCCGGGATCGTGGTCGACGAACTCGCCTCCCGTGTTCCCCGCGCCCGGCCGTCCCCCTCCACCGTCCAGGCGCTCACTTCGAGGGAGCGGGAGGTGCTCCAGCTGATTTCGGAGGGTCACAGCGCCCGGGAGATCGCCCTGCGCCTCAACCTGAGCGTCAAGACGGTCGAAACCCACCGCCGGCAGCTGATGGGGAAGCTGGGGATCCGCAGCGTCGCGGACCTCACCAAGTTCGCCATCCGCGAGGGGCTGACCTCCCTCGACCGGTAGAACTCGGCCTCATCCTTTGGAGCGCGTGCCCTGTTCCAAATGGGCGCGGGTTTCGCGGATTCCCCCTTGCCGATTCCAGCCTGAGCCCGATTGCCCTTTCCTCGGCGGCGGGGAATGATTGGGGCGTCTTCATCCGGAGAGGCTCCATGCATCCCACGCTGTTCGATCCTTCGACCACCGAAAGCCAGGCGACGGCCGTGCTCGAGGAGCTCCACCGGCAGAACCGGCTGGACGAGCACCAGGCCGACCTGGCCGGCGTCCTGCGCTCGGTCCGTTCCCGGGAGCTCGTCCGGGCCGTGCTGGAATACGCCACGCGGGTCGACAAGGCTTCGGATATCCTGATCGCCGAGGTGCTTCACGTGCTGGTCTCCGCCGACCACCTGGTCTCGACCCGGGCCCGGGCCGCCGCGGCGCTCGGGCACCTCGTTTCCCGCCGTCCCCCCGGGACGGTTTCCGATTTCGACCTCGACCGGGTGGTCGAATCGATGAGCCACGTGCTCCGCCGGACGGATTCCCCCGCCCTGAAAAAGGCCCTGTTCGGGGCCCTGGGGCAGGTGCGGGGCCGGACCGTCGCTCCCGCCGGTCCGGGGACGTCCCGGTTCAGAACACGTATTTGACGAGATAGAAGCCGCCGCCGAGGAGCACGACGAAGGCCACGGCGAGCCAGTTGAAATATTTGTCGATGAAGGGGAGGGCCCGGGGGCCGATGAGCCAGAACGCCCCCGCGACCAGGTAAAAGCGGAGCGACCGGCCGACGATGCAGGCGGCGGCGAACACCAGGAGGTCCATCCGGGCGAAGCCCGCCGTGATGGTCAGGAGCTTGAAGGGGATCGGGGTCAGGGCGGCGACGAAGACGTACCACATCCCGTACTGTTCGAACTGGCCCGCGAGCCAGTCGACCCCCTCGCGCGTGATCCCCGGGATCCTGAGGGCCAGGTCGATGAGGGCGTAGCCGATCAGGTAGCCCAGGAAGGCCCCCAGCACGCTCCCGAGGGTGGTGACGGTGGCGAATCCCATCGCCTTCTTCCGGTTGCCCAGCGCCAGCGGCCCCAGCAGCACGTCGGGCGGGACCGGGAAGAAGCTGCTTTCCATGAAACTCAAGCCGAACAGCGCCGTGGTCGAGTGGGGGTGGTGGGCGAAGCCGAGCACCCAGTCGTACAGCCGCCGGTGCAGGTGCCACCACGGCACCGCCCGCGCCGCCTCCGCCTCGTTCACCACCGCCGCGCCCTCTTCCGGGCCGGGCGTCTCTCGCATGGGAGCCCCTTTTCCGCCGGCCGCCGCGCCGCGCGCGCCCTCCGGCCGGACCCCGAAACAGTAGCGGCCCCCCCGGCCCAAATCAATCGTTTTCTACCCCCGCCGCGGCTGCCGCACTCGGGGGTGAAGCAACCTCCGAAAGGGCGTCCCCCGCAAATCTACTCGAGCGCCTTCATCAGGATCCGGCGGATTTCCCCGTACGGGTCCTTCCGCACCCGGCTCGTGACGTCGAAGACCATGGTGGACCGGTCTTTCAGGTCGTAGCGGGGCCAGCGGGGCAGGCCTTCGGTGTTGGGGTCGCCCGCATGCGCGAAGGCGGCCCACGCCGCGCTCATCGCGTCGGCCACGCGCTGGGGATCGGGCCCGGGGCCGACCATGGCGCGGCTGCCTTCGACGTTGTTGAAGACCAGCGGAAGGTCCAGGGCGTGGTGCGAGCGGAGCCTCCCGTCGCTCGCCGGCGTTTCCCACGCGAGGAGGTAGGCGTAGACCGGGGCGGACTGGCGCGCCTTCCGTTCCGCCTGGACCACCGTCGCGATCCAGTACCCCTTCATCGTCTCGGCGGCCGTAATCAGGTGCGCGGGGGAATAGCCGGGGAAGGCGGCGCCGAGCGCCGGGATCAGTTCCTCAGCCTGCGCCGGCAGGGACCGGCGCACGTAATCCTCGAAATCCTTTTCGGTCGCGCTCCAGAGTCTGGGATCCCGGGTGCGGAAGATGGTCATCTCATCCTTGTTCGAGCCGATCAAAAGCGGCACCCGGGCGGAAAACCCGGGAGCGTCCGGGATAAAGGGCTGGCGCGTCAGGGCCACGCCGTCCACGCAGGGGACGAACCCGCCGGTCGGCATGAACAGCTTCCCTTGAGGGGAGGCGCTCGGGGACGCCGGGGGCTGGGCCTTGAAGATGGCCGTGGCGTCGGCCCGGGCGAGGGCCTCGACGTCCCCTTCGGCGACGCCGAGCTTCTCGAGCAGCTGGCGGCCGTAGGCCGCGGCTTCGGCGGCGGTGGGCGCGTCGAGGCCGGCGCCGCTCTGGATGACGGCCTTGTGAAAGAGGCCTTTTGCCCCGGTCATCGCCATGAGCATCGCGACCTTGCGGCCGCCGCCGCTCTCCCCGAAAATCGTGACGTTGCCGGGGTCGCCGCCGAACGCGGCGGCATTGTCCCGGACCCACTCGAGGCCGAGCACGATGTCGAGCATTCCCGACTGCCCCGAGGATCTGTATTCGGGCCCCCACTCCGGGCCGAGCTGGAGAAACCCGAACACGTTCAACCGGTGGTTGAGCGCGACGACGACCACGTCCCCGATGCGGGCGAGGTTGGCGGCGTCGTTGATCGCGTCCCCGCCGGAACCGGAAGAGAAGCCGCCGCCATGGAGCCAGACCATGACGGGCCTTTTCTTGCGGTCGGCCCCCGGGGTCCAGACGTTGAGGAACAGGCAGTCTTCGCTCATGCCGGGGCCATCGGATGCGGCGCCGGGCGCCGCTGCGGCCTGAATCGCCTTGTTCCCCAGCTTCGTGGCGTCGGCCACTTCCACCCATGGGGCGGGCTTGCGCGGCGGGCGGAAACGGAACTCCCCGGTCGGCGGGGCCCCGTAGCGGATGCCGCGGAAAATCAGCAGCCCCTGGGCATCGGTGAGCCCGCGTACGGGCCCGCCGGCCGTTTGGACCACGGGGCCGGACGGC
Protein-coding regions in this window:
- a CDS encoding sensor histidine kinase yields the protein MPNRSRVPNDPRRFLAERLKELDCLYSISKISEGKGLTLDGVIRRMIQVIPVAWQYPEVAGTRVVLEGKEYRTRRFVPGPWIQQCPIIVQGAPVGAVAVSYAEERPEREEGPFLHEERNLLNVIAQRLGEVIERKWSERRLAEYQAKLRSLAAELALSEERERRRIAQALHDRIGQVLALIHIRIGALLEASSDSRLVRELAAVRELVSESIAETRSLTYDLSPPILYELGFEAALDWLAEWIGQQYGVAVEIDGDGRPVPLSLQWRTTLFSAVRELLVNVAKHSGSTSARVRVRRNGGRIRVSVEDTGVGMDPAKRGKKAPEGFGLFSIRERLGSMGGEVAIASRRGKGTTVTLSVPAGERKTD
- a CDS encoding response regulator transcription factor; amino-acid sequence: MAVRILIVDDHKIVCDGLKSLLEAQPEMDIVAQAADGREGVKLALRLRPDIVIMDVAMPGLNGLDAVRQILEADPDIRIIALSMHADRRYVTGMLSAGASGYILKHCAFEELVRAIPIVLSRQVYLSPAIAGIVVDELASRVPRARPSPSTVQALTSREREVLQLISEGHSAREIALRLNLSVKTVETHRRQLMGKLGIRSVADLTKFAIREGLTSLDR
- a CDS encoding DedA family protein produces the protein MRETPGPEEGAAVVNEAEAARAVPWWHLHRRLYDWVLGFAHHPHSTTALFGLSFMESSFFPVPPDVLLGPLALGNRKKAMGFATVTTLGSVLGAFLGYLIGYALIDLALRIPGITREGVDWLAGQFEQYGMWYVFVAALTPIPFKLLTITAGFARMDLLVFAAACIVGRSLRFYLVAGAFWLIGPRALPFIDKYFNWLAVAFVVLLGGGFYLVKYVF
- a CDS encoding carboxylesterase/lipase family protein; its protein translation is MRHPDCRVPHAVACAGFLLILAVAGSIAGVRADSQPSGPVVQTAGGPVRGLTDAQGLLIFRGIRYGAPPTGEFRFRPPRKPAPWVEVADATKLGNKAIQAAAAPGAASDGPGMSEDCLFLNVWTPGADRKKRPVMVWLHGGGFSSGSGGDAINDAANLARIGDVVVVALNHRLNVFGFLQLGPEWGPEYRSSGQSGMLDIVLGLEWVRDNAAAFGGDPGNVTIFGESGGGRKVAMLMAMTGAKGLFHKAVIQSGAGLDAPTAAEAAAYGRQLLEKLGVAEGDVEALARADATAIFKAQPPASPSASPQGKLFMPTGGFVPCVDGVALTRQPFIPDAPGFSARVPLLIGSNKDEMTIFRTRDPRLWSATEKDFEDYVRRSLPAQAEELIPALGAAFPGYSPAHLITAAETMKGYWIATVVQAERKARQSAPVYAYLLAWETPASDGRLRSHHALDLPLVFNNVEGSRAMVGPGPDPQRVADAMSAAWAAFAHAGDPNTEGLPRWPRYDLKDRSTMVFDVTSRVRKDPYGEIRRILMKALE